One Vibrio campbellii CAIM 519 = NBRC 15631 = ATCC 25920 genomic window carries:
- a CDS encoding lysozyme inhibitor LprI family protein, which produces MYNYFASALALLPALTFAAPSYNCKQVSQIAEQVICGSQELANLDLLIAKQYRNALSEASSKNDKQSLRQAQRVWVQNRNECEYSFDCLKTESLERLSILKTRESVVFSWGGVLRQLPNLESDQVGSTYERQPIAILQETSNYWNGYPWFKVSVSGKTAYQWGGIICDKLRPKKTFCE; this is translated from the coding sequence ATGTACAATTATTTTGCATCCGCGTTAGCTTTGCTCCCTGCACTTACCTTCGCGGCACCAAGTTACAACTGCAAACAAGTCAGCCAGATCGCGGAACAAGTTATTTGTGGTAGCCAAGAACTCGCCAACTTAGACCTTTTAATTGCTAAACAGTATAGAAATGCTCTTAGCGAGGCTAGCTCGAAGAATGACAAACAGTCTTTGCGTCAGGCTCAGAGAGTGTGGGTTCAAAATAGAAACGAGTGCGAGTACAGCTTTGACTGCCTGAAGACTGAGAGCTTAGAGAGACTTAGCATTTTGAAGACGAGGGAGTCAGTTGTTTTTTCATGGGGAGGAGTTCTTCGCCAATTACCCAATTTAGAGTCCGACCAAGTTGGCTCAACTTATGAGAGGCAGCCAATTGCTATCTTGCAAGAAACGTCCAATTATTGGAATGGCTATCCTTGGTTTAAGGTCTCAGTCTCTGGAAAAACCGCGTACCAATGGGGTGGTATTATTTGTGATAAGCTCCGCCCAAAGAAGACCTTTTGCGAATAA
- a CDS encoding S8 family peptidase — MKHGYRLTTLALAIIASAHATASTVKEDGVTPQLVNSPFIQDVKGTIVEDYSEDPIQPSFFSMRMMSSADSQRGDWFNLSASYTRLQGVGSDVVYDYLLPPLKPEPVIVAVLDSGVDVEHEDLKNKLWTNKGEIPDNGIDDDGNGYIDDIHGWNFLGNSLGINVDQDTLEVTREYNKYLKLIENGHWIPRKKRKYYEGVESDYLSSLKGDQDALNRVTTAIDQANEYKQVILQYVDQKDFSTNGLKTLLDNENASVVTAAQGLLSLFESWYSFEYLESRRSRYQDSLDFHLNLELDTRRDIVLDDINNPWEKGYGNNDVKGPVGSHGTHVAGIIAAERGNFIGIDGVADHAQIMAVRMVPNGDERDKDIANAVRYAVDNGAKIINMSFGKSYSPRKYIVDHAFRYAARKGVLIVHSAGNSRNDNDIKPSFPNRYAKHYRSKPISTWLDVGASAKYADQSLVASFSNFGQESVDVFAPGYRILSTTPGNTYGSKSGTSMAAPVVSGVAALVWSRYPDLSVKELKSLLMNESKIYPELLVKKPSSPTDLVPFNTLSISGSVIDAEAIFTELETR, encoded by the coding sequence ATGAAACACGGATACAGACTTACTACTCTCGCTTTAGCTATTATTGCTTCCGCACACGCCACCGCTTCAACGGTTAAAGAAGATGGCGTTACACCACAGCTTGTAAATTCACCTTTCATACAAGATGTAAAAGGTACGATTGTTGAGGACTACTCTGAAGATCCCATCCAACCATCCTTCTTCTCGATGAGAATGATGAGCTCTGCTGATTCACAGCGCGGCGATTGGTTCAATCTATCTGCGAGCTACACAAGGCTTCAAGGCGTAGGTTCTGACGTGGTATATGACTACCTTTTGCCACCACTAAAGCCAGAGCCAGTGATCGTAGCTGTTCTTGATTCGGGCGTTGATGTGGAACATGAAGACCTTAAAAACAAGCTTTGGACGAACAAAGGCGAGATCCCAGATAACGGTATCGATGATGATGGCAATGGTTACATCGATGATATTCACGGATGGAACTTTCTCGGAAACTCATTAGGGATCAACGTTGATCAAGATACATTAGAGGTCACACGAGAATACAATAAGTACCTGAAGCTTATAGAAAATGGGCATTGGATTCCACGCAAAAAGCGTAAGTACTATGAAGGCGTTGAGTCAGACTATCTCTCCTCTTTAAAAGGCGACCAAGATGCGTTAAATCGTGTCACTACCGCGATTGACCAAGCCAACGAATACAAACAAGTGATTCTTCAATACGTTGATCAGAAAGACTTTTCGACTAATGGTTTAAAAACGCTTTTAGATAACGAAAACGCTAGCGTTGTTACAGCGGCGCAAGGCCTACTCAGCCTATTTGAATCTTGGTACTCATTTGAATACTTGGAGTCTCGTCGTAGCCGCTATCAAGACTCTTTAGACTTCCATTTAAATCTTGAGCTCGATACTCGTCGCGACATTGTCCTAGATGACATCAATAACCCTTGGGAAAAAGGTTACGGTAACAACGATGTTAAGGGGCCTGTGGGCTCTCACGGCACCCACGTAGCTGGTATCATCGCTGCTGAACGCGGCAACTTTATTGGTATCGATGGTGTTGCAGACCATGCTCAAATTATGGCAGTACGCATGGTGCCAAATGGAGATGAGCGAGACAAAGACATTGCAAACGCTGTTCGTTACGCTGTCGATAATGGCGCAAAGATCATTAACATGAGTTTCGGAAAAAGCTACTCACCTCGCAAGTACATTGTTGACCATGCATTCCGCTATGCCGCTCGTAAAGGTGTATTGATTGTTCACTCTGCGGGTAATAGCCGTAACGACAACGACATCAAACCAAGCTTTCCCAACCGCTACGCTAAGCACTACCGTTCAAAGCCTATCTCAACATGGTTAGATGTGGGTGCATCTGCAAAATACGCAGATCAAAGCTTAGTCGCAAGCTTCAGTAACTTCGGTCAAGAATCAGTCGATGTATTTGCTCCTGGATATCGTATCTTATCAACAACACCAGGTAACACTTACGGTTCGAAAAGTGGAACTAGCATGGCAGCACCTGTAGTTTCGGGTGTCGCGGCATTAGTATGGTCTCGTTACCCAGACCTATCAGTAAAAGAGTTGAAATCGCTATTAATGAACGAATCAAAAATCTATCCAGAATTGCTTGTTAAAAAGCCTTCTAGCCCAACAGATTTAGTGCCTTTCAACACCCTATCGATTTCCGGAAGCGTGATTGACGCTGAGGCGATATTCACAGAGTTGGAAACGCGCTAA
- a CDS encoding GNAT family N-acetyltransferase: protein MIGLLEEHLADMYETSPPESVHALDLDALKSPEIAFFSAWKDSQLLGCVAIKELDAQHAELKSMWTSQFARNTGVASKLLQHVLDTASNRKYQKISLETGSEEYFKPARNLYEKFGFGYYGRVSNYAGRSLVETQGERDSQSRSFLTVGNDEYYTRAIFSRHCRIE, encoded by the coding sequence ATGATTGGCCTATTAGAAGAGCATTTAGCAGATATGTATGAGACGTCGCCACCAGAAAGCGTGCATGCACTCGATCTTGATGCTTTGAAATCACCAGAGATTGCTTTTTTCAGTGCATGGAAAGACAGTCAATTATTGGGTTGTGTTGCTATTAAGGAATTGGATGCCCAACACGCAGAGCTTAAGTCGATGTGGACTTCTCAGTTTGCTCGCAATACAGGAGTGGCGAGCAAACTCTTGCAGCACGTTCTCGACACGGCCTCTAACCGCAAATATCAAAAAATCAGCTTGGAAACAGGTTCTGAGGAATACTTCAAGCCTGCGCGCAATTTGTATGAAAAGTTTGGCTTTGGATACTATGGCCGAGTATCGAATTACGCTGGACGCAGTCTAGTTGAAACACAAGGTGAAAGAGATTCTCAATCACGTTCGTTCCTCACTGTTGGCAATGACGAGTACTACACTCGTGCTATTTTCTCTCGTCATTGCAGAATCGAGTGA